One segment of Sylvia atricapilla isolate bSylAtr1 chromosome 8, bSylAtr1.pri, whole genome shotgun sequence DNA contains the following:
- the C8H10orf143 gene encoding uncharacterized protein C10orf143 homolog has protein sequence MAAGPLRGRRGALGPGAAGEPECKRVCRVLDTIPREAQLLDCAMDLDSRQKFLPDSAPWAAKTKQNSVILENHGSKGTSQPCPRCVAGESGHFSHILHF, from the exons ATGGCCGCGGGGCCGCTGAGGGGCCGGCGCGGGGCGCTGGGGCCGGGGGCAGCCGGGGAGCCGGAGTGT AAGAGAGTGTGCAGAGTGCTGGACACCATCCCACGGGAGGCCCAGCTCCTGGATTGTGCCATGGATCTGGATTCCAGgcagaaattcctccctgactctgctccctgggctgcaaagacaaagcagaatTCCGTG ATTTTGGAAAATCATGGCAGCAAAGGcacttcccagccctgcccgagATGTGTTGCTGGAGAATCT GGCCACTTCAGTCACATCCTGCACTTCTAG